From Mycolicibacterium cosmeticum, a single genomic window includes:
- a CDS encoding DUF427 domain-containing protein, with product MSLCAGHGPLGRDPAGWAHPPLPDGAVFVEPHPRRIQAVLNGHTVIDTEHALLVHRRDQPLRYAFPAAEVSGLPTEALPEQPGYLHVRWDAVDTWLEEGRVLVHYPPNPYHRVDCRPGHRGLRVSVAGTVLVDTTDTVVLFETALPPRLYVDKAHVRTELLRRSETSSYCNYKGQATYWSAVIDDVTVADVAWSYDDPLPESSPIRGMLSFDETRAEVLAELPGGGCHT from the coding sequence ATGAGCCTGTGCGCCGGACACGGCCCGCTCGGCCGCGACCCGGCCGGCTGGGCTCATCCCCCGTTGCCCGACGGTGCGGTGTTCGTCGAGCCACACCCACGCCGGATCCAGGCTGTGCTCAACGGCCACACCGTCATTGACACCGAGCACGCGCTCCTGGTGCACCGGCGCGACCAACCGCTGCGGTACGCGTTCCCCGCGGCCGAGGTGAGCGGACTGCCCACCGAGGCGCTGCCCGAACAACCGGGCTATCTGCACGTCCGGTGGGACGCCGTGGACACCTGGCTGGAGGAAGGCCGCGTGCTGGTGCACTACCCACCCAATCCGTATCACCGGGTGGACTGCCGGCCCGGGCACCGCGGCCTGCGGGTCAGCGTGGCGGGCACCGTGCTGGTGGACACCACCGACACGGTGGTGCTGTTCGAAACCGCGCTGCCGCCACGGCTCTACGTCGACAAGGCGCACGTACGTACCGAGCTGCTGCGCCGGTCGGAGACCTCCAGTTACTGCAATTACAAGGGACAGGCCACCTACTGGTCTGCGGTCATCGACGACGTTACGGTGGCCGACGTGGCCTGGAGTTACGACGACCCGCTGCCGGAGTCCAGCCCGATCCGCGGGATGCTGAGTTTCGACGAGACCCGCGCCGAGGTGCTCGCCGAACTGCCCGGCGGCGGCTGCCACACCTGA
- a CDS encoding glycoside hydrolase family 3 C-terminal domain-containing protein, translated as MADTEDLDLVEQAALGSGATFWTTKAVGPVRSMVLTDGPHGVRKQIESSTEHLVTGHSAAATCFPPAVGLSQTWDPDLVERVGTALGRESRVLGVDVLLGPGINIKRDPRCGRNFEYFSEDPVLSGALGAAWVRGVQGVGVAASLKHFAANNAEFDRMRASSDVDERTLREIYLRAFEHVVRTARPWSVMCSYNRINGVYAAQNRWLLTDVLRGEWGFDGLVVSDWGAVADRVAAVAAGLDLEMPGTGGVSDRDVVEAVERGDLPRAAVAAAAGRVARLADRTRQSSGAPPSFDADAHHLLAREAAARAIVLLKNDGDLLPLRPSRIAVIGRFATQPRYQGGGSSHVNPTRLDTALDEIRRLAGDHEVTYADDARLAATADTAVVFLGLPAEAESEGFDRPHIGLPAEQIELLREAVSLQPRTVVVLSHGGVVRLDEVAALAPAVLDGALLGQAGGGAIADVLFGDVNPSGRLAETVPARLQDVPAYLNFPSERGHTIYGERIFVGYRWYDARDLAVTYPFGHGLSYTTFDYRGMEVAEHDDGLTVTVTVANTGDRRGREVVQIYAGMTASRVDRPTRWLVGFGSLTLEPGTTGVVEIPVSRTDLAHWADRWVVESGEYMLWAAASSRDLRLRTTVTLTGDDAPEPFTRESTLGEVLADPVATPILTAAMAELSGGGTEPAGMLDLIGALPLERLAGFSGGRFTRDDLEALLIRMNAHRDS; from the coding sequence ATGGCCGACACCGAAGATCTCGACCTGGTCGAACAAGCCGCACTCGGCAGCGGTGCCACCTTCTGGACCACCAAGGCCGTCGGTCCGGTTCGGTCCATGGTGCTCACCGATGGCCCGCACGGAGTGCGCAAGCAGATCGAGAGCAGCACCGAACATTTGGTCACCGGGCACAGCGCTGCGGCGACGTGCTTTCCGCCCGCCGTGGGACTGAGCCAGACCTGGGATCCCGATCTGGTCGAGCGGGTCGGTACCGCCCTGGGCCGGGAGAGCCGGGTGCTCGGTGTCGACGTCCTGCTCGGTCCGGGCATCAACATCAAGCGTGATCCCCGGTGCGGGCGCAACTTCGAGTACTTCTCGGAGGATCCCGTGCTCTCGGGCGCACTCGGGGCGGCCTGGGTACGCGGCGTGCAGGGTGTCGGCGTGGCCGCTTCGTTGAAGCACTTCGCGGCCAACAACGCCGAATTCGACCGGATGCGAGCCAGTTCCGACGTCGACGAGCGCACACTGCGCGAGATCTACCTGCGCGCCTTCGAGCACGTGGTGCGGACCGCTCGGCCGTGGTCGGTGATGTGTTCCTACAACCGGATCAACGGGGTATACGCGGCGCAGAACCGCTGGCTGCTCACCGATGTGCTGCGCGGCGAATGGGGTTTCGACGGCCTGGTGGTCAGTGACTGGGGCGCGGTGGCCGACCGGGTGGCGGCGGTGGCCGCCGGACTGGACCTGGAGATGCCGGGCACCGGTGGGGTTTCCGACCGGGACGTCGTCGAGGCAGTCGAACGGGGTGACCTGCCGCGTGCCGCGGTGGCCGCGGCCGCCGGCCGGGTGGCGCGCCTGGCCGATCGAACCCGGCAAAGTTCCGGTGCGCCACCGTCCTTCGATGCCGACGCACATCACCTGCTGGCCAGGGAGGCGGCTGCGCGCGCGATCGTGCTGCTCAAGAACGACGGCGACCTCCTGCCGCTGCGCCCGTCCCGGATCGCGGTGATCGGCCGCTTCGCGACCCAACCGCGGTATCAGGGTGGCGGCAGTTCGCACGTCAACCCGACCCGGCTGGACACGGCACTGGACGAGATCCGCAGGCTCGCCGGCGATCACGAGGTGACCTATGCCGATGACGCGCGCCTCGCCGCGACCGCCGACACCGCGGTGGTCTTCCTCGGCCTGCCCGCCGAGGCCGAATCCGAGGGTTTCGACCGTCCCCATATCGGCCTGCCGGCCGAGCAGATCGAGTTGTTGCGGGAGGCCGTGTCGCTCCAGCCGCGCACGGTGGTGGTGCTCTCGCACGGCGGCGTGGTCCGCTTGGACGAGGTGGCTGCGCTCGCACCGGCCGTCCTGGACGGCGCGCTGCTCGGGCAGGCCGGTGGTGGTGCCATCGCCGATGTGCTGTTCGGCGATGTCAACCCGTCCGGGCGGCTCGCCGAGACGGTGCCGGCGCGGCTCCAGGACGTGCCCGCGTACCTGAATTTTCCGTCCGAGCGCGGTCACACCATCTACGGCGAGCGCATCTTCGTCGGCTACCGCTGGTATGACGCGCGGGACCTGGCCGTCACGTACCCGTTCGGGCATGGCCTGTCGTACACCACCTTCGACTACCGCGGCATGGAAGTGGCCGAGCACGACGACGGATTGACGGTCACCGTGACCGTCGCCAACACCGGCGACCGGCGCGGCAGGGAGGTGGTGCAGATCTATGCCGGCATGACGGCGTCCCGGGTGGACCGGCCGACACGCTGGCTGGTCGGGTTCGGGTCGCTGACCCTGGAGCCCGGCACGACCGGCGTCGTCGAGATCCCGGTGTCCCGCACCGACCTCGCGCACTGGGCGGACCGCTGGGTGGTGGAGAGCGGCGAGTACATGCTGTGGGCCGCCGCATCCAGCCGCGACCTGCGGCTGCGCACCACGGTGACACTCACCGGCGACGACGCACCCGAGCCGTTCACCCGCGAATCCACGTTGGGCGAAGTGCTGGCCGATCCGGTCGCCACGCCCATCCTCACCGCGGCGATGGCCGAATTGTCCGGCGGGGGAACCGAACCGGCCGGCATGCTCGACCTCATCGGCGCTCTGCCGCTGGAGCGGTTGGCCGGGTTCAGCGGTGGCCGGTTCACCCGGGACGACCTTGAGGCGCTGCTGATCCGGATGAACGCGCACCGCGACTCCTGA
- a CDS encoding amino acid permease, whose amino-acid sequence MAGSRVKSVEQSIADTDEPGTRLRKDLTWWDLTVFGVSVVVGAGIFTVTASTAANITGPAISVSFVIAAVTCGLAALCYAEFASTVPVAGSAYTFSYATFGEFTAWMIGWDLILEFAIGAAVVAKGWSSYLGTVFGFGGGSAEIGPLTLDWGALLIVAVVATLLAYGTKLSSRFSAVVTTIKVSVVLLVVIMGAFYIKAANYTPFIPAPESGSDAGTGLDQSVFSLFTGATGSHYGLYGVLAGASIVFFAFIGFDVVATTAEETRSPQSDVAKGILASLAVVTLLYVSVAVVLTGMASHAELKRAGGGHPNLATAFELNGVHWAAKVISVGALAGLTTVVMVLLLGLSRVLFAMARDGLLPRRLAHTGAHGTPVRITILVAVLTAVAAAVFPIGKLEEMVNVGTLFAFVLVSAGVLVLRRTRPDLQRGFRVPWVPLLPLASIAACLWLMLNLTGLTWLRFGIWLAIGVVVYLAYGRRHSLLGRREAALR is encoded by the coding sequence ATGGCAGGCAGTCGCGTCAAGTCCGTCGAACAGTCCATCGCCGACACCGACGAGCCGGGCACCCGGTTACGCAAGGACCTCACCTGGTGGGACCTCACGGTGTTCGGCGTGTCCGTCGTCGTCGGTGCCGGCATCTTCACGGTGACGGCAAGCACCGCGGCCAATATCACCGGGCCGGCCATCTCGGTGTCTTTCGTGATCGCGGCGGTCACCTGCGGGCTGGCCGCACTGTGCTACGCCGAGTTCGCCTCGACCGTGCCGGTGGCCGGCAGCGCCTACACGTTCTCCTACGCCACCTTCGGCGAGTTCACGGCCTGGATGATCGGCTGGGACCTGATCCTGGAGTTCGCGATCGGGGCGGCCGTGGTGGCCAAGGGCTGGTCCAGTTATCTGGGCACCGTGTTCGGCTTCGGCGGCGGCAGCGCCGAGATCGGCCCGCTCACCCTGGACTGGGGCGCGTTGCTGATCGTGGCGGTGGTGGCCACCCTGCTCGCCTACGGCACCAAGCTGTCGTCGCGGTTCAGCGCCGTCGTCACCACCATCAAGGTGTCGGTGGTGCTGCTGGTGGTGATCATGGGCGCGTTCTACATCAAGGCCGCCAACTACACACCGTTCATCCCCGCGCCGGAATCCGGATCCGACGCCGGAACGGGCCTGGATCAGTCGGTGTTCTCCCTGTTCACCGGGGCCACCGGCAGCCACTACGGCCTCTACGGCGTGCTGGCCGGGGCGTCCATCGTGTTCTTCGCGTTCATCGGTTTCGACGTGGTGGCCACCACCGCCGAGGAGACCAGGAGCCCGCAGAGCGACGTGGCCAAGGGCATCCTGGCCTCGCTGGCCGTGGTCACCCTGCTCTACGTGTCGGTTGCCGTGGTGCTGACGGGCATGGCCTCGCACGCCGAGCTCAAGCGTGCCGGTGGCGGGCATCCCAACCTGGCCACTGCCTTCGAGCTCAACGGCGTGCACTGGGCGGCCAAGGTCATCTCGGTCGGCGCCCTGGCCGGGCTCACCACGGTGGTGATGGTGCTGCTGCTCGGCCTGTCCCGGGTGCTGTTCGCGATGGCACGGGACGGGCTGCTGCCGCGACGGCTGGCGCACACCGGTGCGCACGGAACGCCGGTGCGGATCACCATCCTGGTCGCGGTGCTGACCGCCGTGGCGGCCGCAGTGTTCCCGATCGGCAAGCTGGAGGAGATGGTCAACGTCGGCACCCTGTTCGCCTTCGTCCTCGTCTCGGCCGGCGTGCTGGTGCTGCGCCGCACCCGGCCCGATCTGCAACGCGGATTCCGCGTCCCGTGGGTGCCGCTGCTGCCGCTGGCCTCGATCGCCGCGTGCCTGTGGCTGATGCTCAATCTCACCGGTCTGACGTGGTTGCGGTTCGGGATCTGGTTGGCCATCGGGGTGGTGGTCTACCTGGCGTACGGCCGCCGGCATTCGCTGCTCGGCCGGCGCGAGGCGGCGTTGCGCTGA
- a CDS encoding cytochrome P450 — translation MTREYCPLDITSHEFWSQPFAVRDQAFARLRAADGLSWHQPLSTLFDITEPGFWALTRRADIQFASQHPELFTSAHGVALDPMPAEVQKFASFFLMMDPPRHTVYRKLISSAFTPRHVREIEEQIHRNAVAVVDDLIGAGDVDFVEACSARLPMITIMEMLGVPSADRPAVATAAEKLFSMSDDEFSSLEERATATINEIMLLNNTGVELAKFRRAHPGDDLMTSIVNAEVDGHRLTDEEIGAFLILLASAGNDTTKQTTTHAMMALAAHPEQKDWLLTDFDGRIGIAVEEFVRWATPVLQFARFATADVELAGQTISAGDKVGLFYCSANRDETVFAQAQRFDLSRSPNPHVGFGAGGPHFCLGNQLAKTELRNLFRELLTRLTTVEFGEPDHLYSSFVHGIKRVPAHIR, via the coding sequence GTGACCCGCGAATACTGCCCCTTGGACATCACGTCGCACGAATTCTGGAGTCAGCCGTTCGCGGTGCGGGATCAGGCGTTCGCCCGGCTGCGGGCCGCCGACGGACTCAGTTGGCATCAGCCGCTGTCGACGTTGTTCGACATCACCGAGCCCGGTTTCTGGGCGCTGACCCGGCGAGCCGACATCCAGTTCGCCAGCCAGCATCCCGAGCTGTTCACCTCGGCGCACGGGGTGGCGCTGGACCCGATGCCCGCCGAGGTGCAGAAGTTCGCCTCCTTCTTCCTGATGATGGATCCGCCCAGGCACACGGTGTACCGCAAGCTGATCAGCTCGGCGTTCACCCCGCGCCACGTCCGCGAGATCGAGGAGCAGATCCACCGCAACGCGGTGGCGGTGGTCGACGACCTGATCGGCGCCGGTGATGTCGATTTCGTCGAGGCCTGTTCGGCCCGGCTGCCGATGATCACCATCATGGAGATGCTCGGCGTGCCCAGCGCCGACCGGCCGGCGGTCGCCACGGCCGCCGAGAAGCTGTTCAGCATGAGCGACGACGAGTTCTCCAGCCTGGAAGAGCGCGCCACGGCGACCATCAACGAGATCATGCTGCTGAACAACACCGGGGTGGAACTGGCCAAGTTCCGCAGGGCTCACCCCGGCGACGACCTGATGACCAGCATCGTCAACGCCGAGGTGGACGGGCACCGGCTCACCGACGAGGAGATCGGGGCGTTCCTCATCCTGCTGGCGTCGGCCGGTAACGACACCACCAAGCAGACCACCACTCACGCGATGATGGCGCTGGCCGCGCACCCCGAACAGAAGGATTGGCTGCTTACCGATTTCGACGGCCGGATCGGTATCGCCGTCGAGGAGTTCGTCCGGTGGGCCACACCCGTGCTGCAGTTCGCCCGCTTCGCGACCGCCGACGTCGAGCTCGCCGGCCAGACGATCAGCGCCGGCGACAAGGTGGGGCTGTTCTACTGCTCGGCCAACCGGGACGAAACGGTGTTCGCCCAGGCGCAGCGTTTCGACCTTTCCCGATCACCCAACCCGCACGTCGGATTCGGCGCCGGGGGACCGCACTTCTGCCTGGGCAACCAACTGGCCAAGACCGAACTGCGGAACCTGTTCCGCGAGTTGCTCACCCGGCTCACGACCGTCGAGTTCGGCGAGCCGGACCACCTGTACAGCTCGTTCGTGCACGGCATCAAACGCGTGCCCGCGCACATCCGTTGA
- a CDS encoding nitroreductase family deazaflavin-dependent oxidoreductase: protein MSDDLKPPTWLKPMNKLVVALGRLGVPAGPSQVLTVPGRKTGQPRSTPMTPFEHGGALYTVAGYPGADWAANARAAGTGVLTRGRRSRRVRIVELTVDQSRPVLRAFAEKVPVGVGFAKRSGLVTDGTPDEFEALAGRLAVFELRFVEPHP from the coding sequence ATGTCTGACGATCTCAAGCCCCCGACCTGGCTCAAGCCGATGAACAAACTGGTGGTCGCCCTCGGCAGGCTGGGGGTGCCGGCCGGGCCGTCTCAGGTGCTCACGGTGCCGGGCCGCAAAACCGGGCAGCCGCGCAGCACACCCATGACACCGTTCGAACACGGCGGGGCGCTGTACACCGTCGCGGGCTACCCGGGCGCGGACTGGGCGGCGAACGCCCGCGCCGCCGGGACCGGTGTGCTGACCAGGGGCCGGCGCTCCCGCCGGGTGCGCATCGTGGAACTGACCGTCGACCAGTCCCGGCCGGTGTTGCGCGCCTTCGCCGAGAAGGTGCCGGTCGGCGTCGGGTTCGCCAAGCGTTCGGGCCTGGTCACCGACGGCACCCCCGACGAGTTCGAGGCGCTGGCCGGCCGATTGGCGGTGTTCGAACTGCGATTCGTGGAGCCGCACCCGTAA
- a CDS encoding fasciclin domain-containing protein — protein MNRAQSKTLAVTGLSALTLFAGIACSKDSSTSATAAPETGTSTSMAASPTSAMADPAAGLVGNGCAAYAQQVPTGPGSVAGMAQGPVAVAASHNPMLTTLTAALSGKLNPNVNLVETLDSNPGLTVFAPTDDAFAKIDAATLDKLKTDSDLLTKILTYHVVEGQAGPMQVAGEHKTLQGGTVTVTGAGPDLKINNAGLVCGGVKTANATVYMIDTVLMPPA, from the coding sequence ATGAACAGAGCTCAATCGAAAACCCTCGCAGTGACCGGACTTTCGGCGCTCACCCTGTTCGCGGGCATCGCGTGTTCGAAGGATTCGTCCACCAGTGCGACAGCCGCTCCGGAGACCGGCACGTCGACGAGCATGGCGGCGAGTCCGACGTCGGCCATGGCCGATCCGGCCGCCGGTCTGGTCGGCAACGGTTGCGCCGCCTACGCCCAGCAGGTGCCCACCGGCCCGGGTTCGGTCGCCGGCATGGCACAGGGTCCCGTCGCCGTCGCCGCCTCCCACAACCCCATGCTCACGACGCTCACCGCGGCGTTGTCCGGCAAGCTGAACCCGAACGTCAACCTGGTCGAGACGCTGGACAGCAACCCGGGGCTCACCGTGTTCGCGCCCACCGACGACGCATTCGCCAAGATCGATGCGGCCACCCTGGACAAGCTCAAGACCGATTCCGATCTGCTGACCAAGATCCTGACCTACCACGTGGTCGAGGGGCAGGCCGGACCCATGCAGGTCGCCGGTGAGCACAAGACCCTGCAGGGCGGCACCGTGACGGTGACCGGCGCCGGTCCCGACCTGAAGATCAACAACGCCGGACTGGTGTGCGGCGGGGTGAAGACCGCCAACGCGACGGTGTACATGATCGACACCGTGTTGATGCCCCCGGCGTAA
- a CDS encoding TetR/AcrR family transcriptional regulator, producing MDVKQPLTADAGEDTSTRRRILVATAEVLGRSGQTKLSLSEVALQAGVSRPTLYRWFASKEELLAAFGMYERQMFDTGISQATAGLRGTEKLDAALRFIVEYQQAYSGVRVVDIEPEVVIKQLSHIIPLMRARLLKLMPGPNGPVRAATAIRVAISHYIVRSDDEGQFLAQLRHAVGIRQTDTD from the coding sequence ATGGATGTGAAACAGCCATTGACCGCCGATGCGGGCGAGGACACCTCGACGCGACGGCGGATTCTGGTGGCCACGGCAGAGGTACTCGGGCGCAGCGGGCAGACCAAGCTGAGCCTGTCCGAGGTGGCGCTCCAAGCCGGCGTCTCCCGGCCCACGCTGTACCGGTGGTTCGCCTCCAAGGAAGAGTTGCTCGCGGCGTTCGGCATGTACGAACGCCAGATGTTCGACACCGGCATCAGCCAGGCCACAGCGGGTCTGCGCGGTACCGAAAAGTTGGATGCCGCATTGCGATTCATCGTCGAATATCAACAGGCCTATTCGGGCGTGCGGGTGGTCGACATCGAGCCGGAAGTGGTGATCAAGCAGCTGTCGCACATCATCCCGCTGATGCGGGCGCGGCTGCTCAAGCTGATGCCCGGGCCCAACGGGCCGGTGCGGGCGGCCACCGCCATCCGGGTCGCGATATCGCACTACATCGTGCGCAGCGATGACGAGGGACAGTTCCTGGCCCAGCTACGGCACGCGGTGGGCATCCGCCAGACCGACACCGATTGA
- a CDS encoding DUF2631 domain-containing protein has protein sequence MANTEVERHNGVDVEDVPSAAWGWSKENHTWIHIGGILSVIFLLCMLRGNHVGHVEDVFLIVFAVAILGVVFRDWWARRSGWYR, from the coding sequence GTGGCCAACACCGAGGTCGAGCGTCACAACGGTGTCGATGTGGAAGATGTTCCGTCCGCCGCGTGGGGCTGGTCGAAGGAAAACCACACCTGGATCCACATCGGCGGCATCCTGTCGGTCATCTTCCTGCTGTGCATGCTGCGCGGTAACCACGTCGGTCACGTCGAGGACGTGTTCCTGATCGTGTTCGCGGTGGCCATCCTCGGCGTCGTGTTCCGCGACTGGTGGGCCCGTCGCTCCGGCTGGTACCGCTGA
- the puuE gene encoding allantoinase PuuE: protein MADAYPRDMIGYGPHPPDPRWPGGARIAVQFVLNYEEGAENSVLHGDPGSETFLSDVIGAQAFPNRHLSVESLYEYGSRAGLWRVLRVFDRRGLPLTVFGVAMALARNPEAVAAFTARGDEIACHGLRWVSYQLADVEVERDHMAQAVALLTELTGAPPLGWYTGRDSPHTRQLVVEHGGFLYDSDSYADDLPYWTRVGERDHLVVPYTLDTNDMKYVSTSGFPSGTAFFDYLRDAFDVLYAEGAAGAPKMLSIGLHCRLVGRPARIAALERFLDHVQGHDAVWVTRRVDIARHWIEHFPPGQ, encoded by the coding sequence ATGGCTGACGCCTACCCGCGCGACATGATCGGCTACGGACCCCACCCACCCGACCCGCGATGGCCCGGCGGCGCCAGGATCGCCGTGCAGTTCGTGCTCAATTACGAGGAGGGCGCCGAGAACTCGGTGCTGCACGGCGACCCGGGCTCGGAGACGTTCCTGTCCGACGTGATCGGGGCGCAGGCCTTCCCGAATCGGCACCTGAGCGTGGAGTCGCTGTACGAGTACGGTTCCCGCGCCGGGCTGTGGCGGGTGCTGCGCGTGTTCGACCGGCGCGGTCTGCCGTTGACGGTCTTCGGGGTGGCGATGGCCCTGGCCCGCAATCCCGAGGCGGTGGCCGCGTTCACCGCGCGCGGCGACGAGATCGCCTGCCACGGACTGCGTTGGGTGAGTTATCAGCTGGCCGACGTCGAGGTGGAACGCGACCACATGGCCCAGGCCGTCGCGCTGCTGACGGAGCTGACCGGGGCGCCCCCGCTGGGTTGGTACACCGGCCGGGACTCGCCGCACACCCGGCAATTGGTGGTCGAACACGGCGGGTTCCTGTACGACTCGGACTCCTATGCCGATGACCTGCCGTATTGGACGCGGGTGGGGGAGCGTGACCACCTGGTGGTGCCCTACACGCTGGACACCAACGACATGAAGTACGTGTCGACCAGCGGATTCCCGAGTGGCACAGCATTTTTCGACTATCTGCGGGATGCTTTCGACGTGCTCTACGCCGAGGGCGCGGCAGGTGCGCCCAAGATGCTGTCGATCGGTCTGCACTGCCGGCTGGTGGGCCGGCCCGCCCGCATCGCCGCGCTGGAGCGGTTCCTCGACCACGTGCAGGGCCATGACGCGGTCTGGGTCACCCGCCGGGTCGACATCGCCCGGCACTGGATCGAGCACTTCCCGCCGGGTCAGTGA
- a CDS encoding NmrA family NAD(P)-binding protein encodes MTTILVTGATGNIGRPLVTHLLDAGAEVRAVTRSASPFPPSVTPLVTAVPTAAAGMPGADAVFLNSRALVGELAATVELARACGVGKVVALSAINADDDDARQPSRVRGDRNRECEQLAMASGVDWVSLRPTVFASNFAGMWAGQIRAADVVSGPYARAATAVVAETDIAAVAAVALLTDRLDGRRIPLTGPQSLTNTELVATIGTVLGRDLRYAELPPAAVRDRFAAIGFPAAFADAYLGLLEAGLGRPATVTGEVQRILGRPATTFAQWVRENRSLFTEYQGTHHV; translated from the coding sequence ATGACAACAATTCTGGTCACCGGGGCGACCGGGAATATCGGCCGCCCCCTCGTCACACATCTGCTCGATGCCGGGGCCGAGGTCCGTGCCGTCACCCGCTCGGCCTCACCGTTCCCGCCATCGGTGACTCCCTTGGTGACCGCGGTGCCCACCGCCGCGGCCGGGATGCCCGGCGCCGACGCGGTGTTCCTCAACTCCCGCGCGCTCGTCGGCGAGCTGGCCGCCACCGTGGAGCTCGCGCGGGCGTGCGGTGTCGGCAAGGTGGTGGCGCTCTCGGCCATCAACGCCGATGACGACGACGCCCGCCAGCCGTCCCGGGTGCGCGGCGACCGCAACCGGGAGTGTGAGCAACTGGCGATGGCCTCCGGTGTGGACTGGGTGAGCCTGCGCCCCACCGTGTTTGCCTCGAATTTCGCGGGCATGTGGGCCGGTCAGATCCGGGCGGCAGACGTGGTGAGCGGGCCGTACGCGCGGGCCGCCACCGCCGTCGTCGCCGAAACCGATATCGCCGCGGTGGCCGCGGTTGCGCTGCTGACCGATCGGCTCGACGGCCGGCGCATCCCGCTCACCGGCCCCCAGTCGCTCACCAACACCGAACTCGTCGCGACGATCGGCACGGTGCTCGGGCGCGACCTGCGCTACGCGGAGCTGCCGCCGGCCGCGGTGCGCGACCGCTTCGCCGCCATCGGGTTCCCCGCGGCATTCGCCGATGCCTACCTCGGCCTGCTCGAGGCCGGGCTGGGCCGTCCGGCGACGGTCACCGGCGAGGTGCAGCGCATCCTGGGCCGGCCGGCCACGACGTTCGCGCAGTGGGTGCGCGAGAACCGATCCCTGTTCACCGAATACCAAGGAACCCACCATGTCTGA
- the sigI gene encoding RNA polymerase sigma factor SigI, which translates to MTGSIDTAWRAHHAYLVNLADQMLGDVGDAEDIAQEAFLRLARAGETVDDVRAWLTVVAGRLCLDLLRSARVQRVRPDGDVAAATLPDPVPGPADRVTLDDEVSAALLAVLRTLSPAERVAFVLHDVFGTPFEEIAATVGRPVGTCRQLARRARTKIAGAGPGPAAVTRAEHRRATEAFITACANGDLAALTAVLDPQVWGVGTVLHQHRQQVNHGPHDVAVNLLRYLGPGATVVSPTESVLLAFDRGRVFAVLMLTFRGERVLKIEATADPAARQR; encoded by the coding sequence ATGACCGGATCGATCGACACCGCGTGGCGGGCGCACCACGCCTACCTGGTGAACCTGGCCGACCAGATGCTCGGCGATGTCGGCGACGCCGAAGACATTGCCCAGGAGGCGTTTCTGCGGTTGGCCCGGGCCGGTGAAACCGTCGACGACGTCCGCGCATGGCTGACGGTGGTGGCGGGCCGGTTGTGCCTGGATCTGTTGCGCTCGGCACGGGTGCAACGGGTTCGGCCCGACGGTGACGTTGCCGCCGCGACGCTGCCCGACCCGGTACCCGGTCCGGCCGACCGGGTCACCCTCGACGACGAGGTCAGCGCGGCGCTGCTGGCGGTGCTGCGCACCCTCAGCCCGGCGGAGCGGGTGGCCTTCGTGTTGCACGACGTGTTCGGCACGCCGTTCGAGGAGATCGCCGCCACCGTCGGCCGGCCGGTCGGGACCTGCCGCCAGCTGGCCCGGCGAGCCAGGACCAAGATCGCCGGTGCCGGGCCCGGGCCGGCCGCGGTGACCCGGGCCGAGCACCGCCGCGCCACCGAGGCCTTCATCACCGCCTGCGCCAACGGCGATCTGGCCGCGTTGACGGCGGTGCTCGATCCGCAGGTCTGGGGCGTGGGCACGGTGTTGCACCAGCACCGGCAGCAGGTCAATCACGGTCCGCACGATGTTGCGGTGAATCTCTTGCGTTACCTGGGGCCGGGCGCCACCGTGGTCAGCCCGACCGAATCGGTGCTGCTGGCCTTCGATCGCGGCCGGGTGTTCGCGGTACTGATGCTGACCTTCCGCGGCGAGCGGGTGCTGAAGATCGAGGCCACCGCCGACCCGGCCGCCCGGCAGCGGTAG